The proteins below come from a single Novosphingobium aromaticivorans DSM 12444 genomic window:
- a CDS encoding fumarylacetoacetate hydrolase family protein gives MPAADTPARRHGKALYDALRGRRTIRPLIEQDPSLTIDDAYAISLDFLSRRLQDGEKVVGKKIGVTSKAVQDMLGVHQPDFGFLTDWMHVEGDIDIDAKALIAPRAEAEIAFILKSSLNGPGVTAADVMAATESIAPCFEIVDSRIDDWKIAIVDTVADNASCGVYVVGKERLDPAGLDLPNLHVAVTKNGEPLSEGYGHAVQGDPAQAVAWLANTLGAHGVTLDAGDVILSGSLVPLAPAAKGDRFEMTLSNASGPLGTCVASFV, from the coding sequence ATGCCCGCCGCTGACACCCCCGCCCGGCGTCACGGAAAGGCGCTCTACGATGCGCTGCGCGGCCGCCGCACGATCCGCCCGCTGATCGAGCAGGACCCGTCGCTGACGATCGACGATGCATATGCCATCAGCCTCGATTTCCTCTCGCGCCGGTTGCAGGACGGCGAGAAGGTCGTGGGCAAGAAGATCGGCGTGACCAGCAAGGCCGTGCAGGACATGCTCGGTGTCCACCAGCCTGACTTCGGCTTCCTGACCGACTGGATGCATGTCGAAGGCGATATCGACATAGACGCCAAGGCCCTGATCGCTCCGCGCGCCGAGGCTGAGATCGCCTTCATCCTCAAGAGCAGCCTCAACGGCCCCGGCGTAACCGCCGCCGACGTGATGGCAGCGACCGAGAGCATCGCGCCCTGCTTCGAGATCGTCGACAGCCGCATCGACGACTGGAAGATCGCCATCGTCGACACCGTGGCCGACAACGCCTCGTGCGGGGTCTATGTCGTGGGCAAGGAACGGCTCGATCCCGCCGGGCTCGACCTGCCCAATCTCCACGTCGCGGTGACGAAGAACGGCGAGCCGCTTTCCGAAGGTTACGGCCATGCCGTCCAGGGCGATCCCGCGCAGGCCGTGGCATGGCTCGCGAACACGCTCGGTGCACACGGCGTGACGCTGGATGCGGGCGACGTGATACTCTCCGGCAGCCTCGTTCCCCTCGCCCCTGCGGCGAAGGGCGACCGTTTCGAAATGACCTTGAGCAACGCCAGCGGCCCCCTGGGCACCTGCGTCGCCAGCTTCGTGTAA
- a CDS encoding alpha/beta fold hydrolase, which produces MADLSRTTHRVSGGYDIVIAEAGDRAAPAVVFIHGSGPGASGASNFRQNIDAFVAAGYRVILPDLIGYGGSSKPEGLDYTLQLFTDTLYEALVAHGISAASLVGNSLGGGIALLMTLDHPEFTRNLVLMAPGCVAEREAYFVMPGIAKMVSNFGGPDFNLAEQKRLVSNLVHPDFAPNIPDTLVAERFEVARTQPKDVIVRMRTPDLSPRLGEIDKPVFVLWGLNDEFCPEAHSRLFLDHCPDVRAITFGRTGHWVQVERAAEFNAYAIEFLDARR; this is translated from the coding sequence ATGGCAGACCTTTCCAGGACCACCCATCGCGTTTCCGGCGGCTATGACATCGTGATCGCCGAGGCCGGCGACCGCGCGGCCCCTGCCGTCGTGTTCATCCACGGCAGCGGCCCGGGCGCTTCGGGCGCGTCGAACTTCCGCCAGAACATCGATGCCTTCGTGGCGGCCGGCTACCGCGTGATCCTGCCCGACCTCATCGGCTATGGCGGTTCCTCCAAGCCGGAAGGGCTCGACTACACGCTGCAGCTCTTCACCGACACGCTCTACGAAGCGCTCGTCGCGCACGGCATTTCGGCCGCGAGCCTCGTGGGCAATTCGCTGGGCGGCGGCATCGCGCTGCTGATGACGCTTGACCATCCCGAATTCACCCGCAACCTCGTGCTCATGGCGCCCGGCTGCGTGGCGGAACGCGAGGCCTATTTCGTGATGCCGGGCATCGCCAAGATGGTCTCCAACTTCGGCGGCCCGGATTTCAACCTCGCCGAACAGAAGCGTCTCGTCTCCAACCTCGTCCACCCGGACTTCGCGCCGAACATCCCGGACACCCTGGTTGCCGAGCGCTTCGAGGTCGCCCGCACTCAGCCCAAGGACGTTATCGTGCGCATGCGCACGCCCGACCTGTCGCCGCGCCTGGGCGAGATCGACAAGCCCGTCTTCGTGCTGTGGGGCCTCAACGACGAGTTCTGCCCAGAGGCACACTCGCGCCTGTTCCTCGATCATTGCCCCGACGTGCGCGCGATCACCTTCGGGCGCACCGGCCACTGGGTCCAGGTCGAACGCGCAGCCGAGTTCAACGCTTATGCGATCGAGTTCCTCGATGCCCGCCGCTGA